The Amycolatopsis sp. DG1A-15b genome window below encodes:
- a CDS encoding serine hydrolase domain-containing protein produces MRRLVLSAACAVLVFTGSGTGVAAAAADPRQTALDTAVQAGNVGMVAIAADPAGRWRGRAGVADVVTGAKPDTGGRFRIGSVSKTFTAALVLKLAAKGRLGLDEPIAKYLPGLLPYPEPITVRQLLQHTSGLPRDLAPQYTWTTAEELDTERFVHFGEVEAIHDSTVQPLLFPPGTSWSYSNTGYNVLALLVEKLTGRRFEQVLADWITGPLHLADTFLPRDFPLVPHPAIRGYEQLYPAPHGLTDVTVYNLSRYFGAGNVISSATDLNRFFHALFDGELLPADLLAQMKTTVPWPGQGGLLSYGLGLMRLSLAGICGPGAPDVWGHGGDVPGYSTWSMSEETATRQITVASSPDLTASPAAASGRILAMVTEFCSPALPGAQAHAAQLQAAVR; encoded by the coding sequence ATGCGTCGATTGGTCTTGTCCGCCGCTTGCGCCGTGCTCGTGTTCACCGGCAGCGGCACCGGTGTCGCCGCCGCGGCGGCGGACCCACGGCAGACCGCGCTGGACACGGCCGTGCAGGCCGGGAACGTCGGGATGGTCGCGATCGCGGCCGATCCGGCCGGCCGGTGGCGGGGGCGCGCCGGGGTCGCCGACGTCGTCACCGGGGCCAAGCCCGACACCGGCGGGCGGTTCCGCATCGGCAGCGTCTCCAAGACGTTCACCGCGGCACTCGTGCTGAAACTGGCCGCGAAGGGCCGGCTGGGACTGGACGAGCCGATCGCGAAGTACCTGCCCGGCCTGCTGCCCTACCCCGAGCCGATCACCGTCCGCCAGCTGCTGCAGCACACCAGCGGCCTGCCCCGGGACCTGGCGCCGCAGTACACCTGGACGACGGCGGAGGAGCTGGACACCGAACGTTTCGTGCACTTCGGCGAGGTGGAGGCGATCCACGACAGCACCGTGCAGCCGCTGCTGTTCCCGCCCGGCACGAGCTGGTCGTACTCCAACACCGGCTACAACGTGCTGGCCCTGCTGGTGGAGAAGCTCACCGGCCGGCGGTTCGAGCAGGTGCTCGCCGACTGGATCACCGGGCCGCTGCACCTGGCCGACACGTTCCTGCCCCGCGACTTCCCGCTGGTGCCGCACCCGGCCATCCGCGGCTACGAGCAGCTCTACCCCGCGCCGCACGGGCTGACGGACGTCACCGTCTACAACCTCAGCCGCTACTTCGGCGCCGGAAACGTCATTTCGAGCGCCACCGACCTGAACCGCTTCTTCCACGCGCTGTTCGACGGCGAACTGCTGCCGGCCGACCTGCTCGCGCAGATGAAGACCACGGTCCCGTGGCCGGGTCAGGGCGGCCTGCTCAGCTACGGGCTGGGGCTGATGCGCCTCTCCCTGGCCGGGATCTGCGGTCCCGGCGCACCCGATGTCTGGGGGCACGGCGGGGACGTGCCGGGGTACAGCACGTGGAGCATGAGCGAAGAGACCGCCACCCGCCAGATCACCGTCGCGTCCAGCCCGGACCTGACCGCTTCACCCGCCGCGGCGTCCGGCCGGATCCTGGCGATGGTGACGGAGTTCTGCAGCCCGGCTCTCCCCGGAGCCCAGGCCCACGCCGCCCAGCTCCAGGCCGCGGTGCGCTGA
- a CDS encoding LysE/ArgO family amino acid transporter, with protein sequence MLPLLLAGFGTGLSLIVAIGSQNAFLLQQGLRGGAVAPLVVICAVSDLVLIGLGVSGIGAVLAQWPTAIGVIAVGGGLFLLAYGALAARRAFRPSVMTVGEDRTPLRKAVLACVAFTWLNPHVYLDTVLLLGSVAVAHGDGRWLFGLGAGVASAVWFSALGFGARRLAGVFAKPMAWRVLDVVIAVTMTGLGVTLLLGRV encoded by the coding sequence GTGCTGCCTCTCCTGCTGGCCGGGTTCGGAACCGGCCTCTCGCTGATCGTCGCGATCGGCTCCCAGAACGCTTTCCTGCTGCAACAGGGCCTGCGCGGCGGGGCCGTGGCGCCGCTGGTCGTCATCTGTGCCGTGTCCGATCTCGTGCTCATCGGGCTCGGGGTCAGCGGGATCGGGGCCGTGCTGGCGCAGTGGCCGACCGCCATCGGGGTCATCGCCGTCGGGGGTGGGCTGTTCCTGCTCGCCTACGGTGCGCTCGCCGCGCGGCGGGCGTTCCGGCCGTCCGTCATGACCGTCGGCGAGGACCGCACGCCGCTGCGGAAGGCCGTGCTCGCCTGCGTGGCCTTCACCTGGCTGAACCCGCACGTCTACCTCGACACGGTCCTGCTCCTCGGCTCGGTCGCGGTCGCCCACGGCGATGGCCGGTGGCTGTTCGGCCTCGGCGCCGGCGTGGCCAGCGCCGTCTGGTTCAGCGCACTGGGCTTCGGGGCACGGCGGCTGGCCGGCGTGTTCGCGAAGCCGATGGCGTGGCGCGTGCTGGACGTCGTGATCGCCGTGACGATGACCGGGCTGGGGGTGACTTTGCTGCTCGGCCGGGTCTGA
- a CDS encoding methylated-DNA--[protein]-cysteine S-methyltransferase — protein MRHAVVDSPVGPLTVVGDGAVVTGLYFPNHWTRPDRTTFGERDDAAFPDAARQLAEYFAGRRTAFDVPVRADGPGFDRAVWAEIAKIPYGATATYGELARAVGGLPHEVGAAVGRNPLSILVACHRVVGKGGKLTGYAGGVQRKAFLLELERPPAAGLW, from the coding sequence ATGAGGCACGCCGTGGTGGATTCCCCGGTCGGCCCGCTGACCGTCGTCGGCGACGGCGCGGTCGTGACCGGCCTGTACTTCCCGAACCACTGGACCCGCCCGGACCGCACCACGTTCGGCGAGCGCGACGACGCGGCGTTCCCGGATGCGGCGCGGCAGCTGGCGGAGTACTTCGCCGGCCGGCGTACGGCGTTCGACGTGCCGGTGCGGGCGGACGGCCCCGGCTTCGACCGCGCGGTGTGGGCCGAGATCGCCAAGATCCCGTACGGCGCCACGGCGACCTACGGCGAGCTGGCCCGGGCGGTCGGCGGCCTGCCGCACGAGGTCGGCGCGGCGGTCGGGCGCAACCCGCTGAGCATCCTGGTGGCGTGCCACCGCGTCGTCGGCAAAGGCGGGAAACTGACGGGCTACGCGGGCGGGGTGCAGCGGAAGGCCTTCCTCCTGGAGCTGGAGCGGCCACCGGCCGCGGGGCTCTGGTGA
- a CDS encoding 2OG-Fe(II) oxygenase, with product MTTFEERVAAADWAAVAAEVDDYGSALLPRLLTPAECARLVALWDEPSHFRATVNLRRHRFGDNGDYHYFASPFPEPVQRLRQALYPRLLPIAQDWSARLGRPAEWPSTLDEWLAVCHSAGQRRPTPILLRYETGGWNALHRDLYGDKVFPLQVVINLNEPGTDHTGGEFLLVEQRPRAQSRGTATLVPQGHGLVFTTRDRPVRSARGWSAAPVRHGVSVVRSGRRHTLGLVFHDAA from the coding sequence GTGACGACGTTCGAGGAGCGCGTCGCCGCGGCCGACTGGGCCGCGGTGGCCGCCGAGGTCGACGACTACGGCAGCGCGCTCCTGCCGCGGCTGCTCACCCCGGCCGAGTGCGCGCGGCTGGTCGCGCTGTGGGACGAGCCGTCACATTTCCGGGCGACGGTGAACCTGCGTCGTCACCGCTTCGGGGACAACGGCGACTACCACTACTTCGCTTCGCCGTTCCCCGAACCGGTGCAGCGGTTGCGGCAGGCGCTCTACCCGCGGCTGCTGCCCATCGCGCAGGACTGGTCCGCGCGCCTCGGGCGCCCGGCCGAATGGCCGTCCACTTTGGACGAGTGGCTGGCGGTGTGCCACAGCGCGGGTCAGCGGCGGCCGACGCCGATCCTGCTGCGCTACGAGACGGGCGGCTGGAACGCGCTGCACCGCGATCTCTACGGCGACAAGGTGTTCCCGCTGCAGGTGGTGATCAACCTCAACGAGCCGGGCACCGACCACACCGGCGGCGAGTTCCTCCTGGTGGAGCAGCGGCCACGGGCGCAGTCGCGTGGCACGGCGACGCTCGTCCCGCAGGGCCACGGCCTGGTGTTCACCACCCGGGACAGGCCGGTCCGCTCGGCTCGCGGCTGGTCGGCGGCCCCGGTGCGCCACGGCGTTTCGGTGGTCCGGTCCGGCCGCCGCCACACGCTCGGCCTCGTGTTCCACGACGCGGCATGA
- a CDS encoding methylated-DNA--[protein]-cysteine S-methyltransferase — protein sequence MTDMFQFFTNEVLLDSRVMHERLVADADRQGLLDVAYHIVDSPVGPLLLAATEQGLVKVAFDRQDHDGVLAELAAVISPRILRAPSRFEEVTRQLEEYFAGERHAFDVPLDLRLVRGFRRAVLDHLAEIAYGNTESYAQVAAAAGSPKAVRAVGTACALNPVPVVVPCHRVVRSDGSYGQYAGGEEAKRVLLTMEAA from the coding sequence ATGACGGACATGTTCCAGTTCTTCACGAACGAGGTCCTGCTCGACTCGAGGGTGATGCACGAGCGGCTCGTCGCCGACGCCGACCGCCAGGGACTGCTGGACGTCGCCTACCACATCGTCGACTCCCCGGTGGGGCCGCTGCTGCTGGCGGCGACCGAGCAGGGCCTGGTGAAGGTGGCCTTCGACCGCCAGGACCACGACGGCGTGCTGGCCGAGCTGGCGGCGGTCATCAGCCCGCGGATCCTCCGGGCCCCGTCCCGGTTCGAGGAGGTCACCCGCCAGCTCGAGGAGTACTTCGCCGGCGAGCGGCACGCGTTCGACGTCCCGCTGGACCTGCGGCTGGTGCGGGGGTTCCGCCGGGCCGTGCTGGATCACCTGGCCGAGATCGCCTACGGCAACACGGAAAGCTACGCGCAGGTCGCGGCGGCGGCGGGCAGTCCGAAGGCGGTCCGCGCGGTCGGCACCGCGTGCGCGCTCAACCCGGTGCCGGTGGTGGTGCCGTGCCACCGGGTCGTCCGGTCCGACGGGTCGTACGGCCAGTACGCCGGCGGCGAAGAGGCCAAGCGGGTCCTGCTGACGATGGAGGCGGCGTGA